ATGCGCGATCGAGTCGGGTGCGGTGATGATCGAAGGCACCAAAGCCGTCGATGTCGAACGCGACGGTGATCGGATCAGCGGCGTTGTCCTGTCCGGTCCCTCCGGAACGAGCACTCTGCGGTGCCGGACCCTGATCGTCGCCGACGGTGTTCGTTCGACGCTCGGCAAGAAGCTGGGCCGGCAGTGGCATCGGGACACCGCGTACGGAGTCGCCGCGCGCGCGTACGTCGGCACCCCCCGTAGTGCCGATCCCTGGATTACGTCACACCTGGAATTGCGCGACGGCGACGGCACCTTGCAGGCGGGATACGGCTGGATTTTTCCGTTGGGAACAGGTGAGGTGAACATCGGCGTCGGCACCCTGGCCACGGCCAAGCGGCCGGCCACCGGAGCGTTGCGCCCGCTCCTGGATCTGTACACCGATCAACGCCGCGACGAATGGCGATGGAACAGTGACATTCATTCCGTTGCTTCGGCTTTGCTACCGATGGGCGGCGCGGTTTCCACTATCGCCGGACGTAACTGGGCGATCATCGGCGACGCCGCGGCGTGTGTGAACCCACTCAACGGCGAGGGAATCGACTACGGCCTCGAGGGTGGACGGTTGATCGTCGAACACCTCGACGACGGCGACCTGACCGAGCTGTGGCCGAGCGTCCTACGCGAGCATTACGGGCAGGCGTTCTCCGTCGCGCGGCGCCTC
The nucleotide sequence above comes from Rhodococcus sp. KBS0724. Encoded proteins:
- a CDS encoding geranylgeranyl reductase family protein codes for the protein MSATEQSPAVNSQPSETDIVVIGAGPAGSSAAAWAARSGRDVVLIDAAVFPRDKTCGDGLTPRAVAELDRLGLGEWVRSHTTNKGLRLSGFGQELEMEWPSTAFPSIGSAVPRTELDDRIRRCAIESGAVMIEGTKAVDVERDGDRISGVVLSGPSGTSTLRCRTLIVADGVRSTLGKKLGRQWHRDTAYGVAARAYVGTPRSADPWITSHLELRDGDGTLQAGYGWIFPLGTGEVNIGVGTLATAKRPATGALRPLLDLYTDQRRDEWRWNSDIHSVASALLPMGGAVSTIAGRNWAIIGDAAACVNPLNGEGIDYGLEGGRLIVEHLDDGDLTELWPSVLREHYGQAFSVARRLAGLLTVPRFLPASGPIAMRSKAMMTVAVRVMGNLVTDADADLTARMWRASGAASRRIDSRPLFG